A single genomic interval of Vicia villosa cultivar HV-30 ecotype Madison, WI unplaced genomic scaffold, Vvil1.0 ctg.000060F_1_1, whole genome shotgun sequence harbors:
- the LOC131623261 gene encoding probable protein phosphatase 2C 33, whose protein sequence is MGSCLSGASSAPSPQTNNYDSSSGSSSRNYSRDSSAEMRLHRVPGRVFLNGSSPFASLFGRQGGKGVNQDAMLLWETFGNVEDSVFCGVFDGHGPHGHVVAKKVRDCFPLKIMEEWNSRRGDDGGNDDKTNNNNKDGVLKMMRELFLMASKFVDKELKLHYAMESFGSGTTAVTLFKKGQELVIANIGDSRAVLATLDSNGSLKPHQLTTDLKPDLPKELERIRICKGRVFALNNESDVARLWLPKVDSPGLAMSRAFGDFCLKNYGLISVPEVAYHRLNNQDQFIVLATDGIWDVLSNKEVVNIVASAPRASAAKQLVESAVQAWKTRLPTSKLDDCSAVCLFFHPNTNNTPNKNGGIESHDGKTKQRHQ, encoded by the exons ATGGGATCTTGTCTCTCAGGAGCTTCTTCAGCTCCTTCTCCTCAAACTAATAATTATGATTCTTCCTCGGGCTCTTCGTCGAGGAACTATTCGCGTGATTCGAGTGCGGAAATGAGGTTGCATAGAGTTCCTGGACGAGTTTTTTTGAATGGTTCATCTCCTTTTGCATCGTTGTTTGGTAGACAAGGTGGGAAGGGTGTAAATCAAGATGCAATGCTTCTTTGGGAG ACGTTTGGTAATGTGGAGGATAGTGTATTTTGTGGTGTGTTTGATGGGCATGGACCTCATGGACATGTGGTTGCGAAGAAAGTTAGAGATTGTTTTCCTTTGAAGATAATGGAGGAATGGAATTCGCGTCGCGGTGACGACGGTGGTAACGATGATAAAACTAATAACAATAACAAGGATGGTGTTTTAAAGATGATGAGAGAGTTGTTTTTGATGGCGTCTAAGTTTGTGGACAAAGAACTCAAACTTCATTATGCCATGGAATCTTTTGGAAGTGGGACTACTGCTGTTACATTGTTTAAGAAG GGCCAAGAACTAGTAATCGCAAATATCGGAGACTCAAGAGCTGTTTTAGCAACCCTAGATTCAAATGGTTCTCTCAAACCACATCAGTTAACAACCGACCTCAAACCAGATCTTCCAA AGGAACTCGAAAGAATAAGAATTTGCAAAGGAAGAGTTTTCGCTCTCAACAACGAATCAGATGTAGCTAGACTTTGGCTACCAAAAGTCGATTCTCCCGGCCTAGCCATGTCGCGCGCTTTCGGGGACTTTTGCCTCAAGAACTATGGACTCATATCTGTCCCTGAAGTTGCCTATCATCGCCTCAATAACCAAGACCAATTCATCGTCTTAGCCACGGATGGTATCTGGGATGTTTTGTCCAACAAAGAAGTGGTCAACATTGTTGCATCTGCTCCGCGAGCTTCCGCGGCTAAACAACTTGTTGAGTCAGCTGTTCAAGCATGGAAGACCAGACTTCCAACTTCTAAGCTTGATGATTGTTCTGCAGTTTGTCTCTTCTTTCATCCAAACACCAATAATACCCCAAACAAAAATGGGGGAATAGAATCACATGAtggcaaaacaaaacaaaggcatCAATAG